A region from the Arachis ipaensis cultivar K30076 chromosome B01, Araip1.1, whole genome shotgun sequence genome encodes:
- the LOC107646237 gene encoding uncharacterized protein LOC107646237, giving the protein MTWAIELSKYNLQYEPRHVIKAQAMADFLVEVTGDSAETTSIRWRLHLDEASNQTFGGAGIILKSPAGVIYEQSIKFEFPVSNNQAEYKDLLGGLILAREVGATRLEVCSDSQVVTSQVNGTYQARDSLLQKYLEKVKELSKQFEEVTIQHVPRERNTRADLLSKLVSTKPGAGNRSLIQGLIKEPAVTLHLTNIDASWMDPITDFLERGKLPDDEKASKALRREAAKYATIQGQLFKKGLSQPLLKGLHPDQMDYVLKEVHKGCCGHHIGGKTLARKLIRAGYYWPSMMKDSKAFVRKCIMCQENANFHKAPAAELSLLTSSRPCSQWGVDLLGPFPVISRFGIPEVIISDNGTQFTDKKFVEFLAGLGIKQKFSSVEHPQTNGQVKAANKVILLGLKKRLDKKKGAWVDELASVL; this is encoded by the exons ATGACTTGGGCCATCGAATTGTCCAAGTACAACTTGCAATATGAACCCAGGCATGTGATTAAGGCACAGGCCATGGCAGACTTCTTGGTAGAAGTAACGGGGGACTCAGCTGAGACAACGAGCATACGGTGGAGGCTCCACCTAGATGAGGCCTCCAACCAGACGTTCGGAGGTGCCGGGATCATCCTGAAGAGCCCCGCTGGAGTCATATATGAACAGTCGATCAAGTTTGAATTCCCGGTATCAAACAATCAAGCAGAGTACAAGGACCTTCTGGGTGGCTTAATCTTAGCACGGGAAGTCGGAGCCACCAGGCTAGAAGTATGCAGTGACTCGCAGGTCGTCACTTCTCAGGTTAATGGGACCTACCAAGCCAGAGACTCCTTGTTACAGAAGTATCTGGAGAAGGTCAAAGAGTTGAGCAAACAATTCGAGGAGGTCACGATCCAACATGTTccgagagaaaggaacacacgggcggaCCTCCTGTCCAAGCTAGTAAGCACAAAACCAGGGGCCGGCAACCGGTCTCTTATTCAGGGTTTGATAAAAGAGCCAGCAGTCACCCTCCACTTGACAAATATAGATGCCTCCTGGATGGACCCGATCACTGACTTTTTAGAAAGGGGCAAGCTCCCTGACGACGAGAAGGCGTCCAAAGCGTTGAGAAGGGAGGCGGCCAAATACGCGACCATACAGGGACAGTTGTTtaaaaagggactcagccaaccCTTGTTGAAGGGCCTACACCCTGACCAAATGGACTATGTGCTCAAAGAGGTCCATAAGGGGTGCTGCGGTCATCACATCGGGGGCAAAACCCTAGCAAGAAAGCTCATCAGAGCTGGTTATTACTGGCCATCGATGATGAAGGACTCCAAAGCATTCGTAAGGAAATGCATCATGTGCCAGGAGAACGCCAATTTCCATAAGGCGCCGGCGGCCGAGCTAAGTCTATTGACGTCTTCCCGACCTTGCTCACAGTGGGGTGTCGACCTCTTAGGACCTTTCCCG GTGATAAGTCGATTCGGCATCCCAGAAGTCATTATCTCTGATAACGGGACGCAGTTCACTGATAAGAAGTTCGTGGAGTTCCTCGCCGGTTTGGGCATAAAGCAAAAGTTTTCATCTGTAGAACATCCCCAGACGAACGGCCAAGTCAAGGCCGCAAATAAGGTCATCTTGCTAGGCCTTAAGAAGCGGCTTGATAAGAAAAAGGGTGCATGGGTTGACGAACTTGCCTCAGTTCTCTAA